In a single window of the Acipenser ruthenus chromosome 8, fAciRut3.2 maternal haplotype, whole genome shotgun sequence genome:
- the LOC117407285 gene encoding interferon alpha/beta receptor 2-like isoform X1, producing the protein MAYFIQILYFLQLAPHALCVSPDPVDVTIDSQNFQHFLRWQPGAGTPVGTQYRVEYKCSECESWSSVTTCTNVSSSGECEVTEEFKVWLSHYRARVQAFNGASQSNWISSANFMPLSDTILGPPDVSVTGCGDCLLLKLKPPIGKGPKPLLDIYHEFDYTIIMKNNGEREISASKPEFVLEKLEPGTEYCVTVWMYRIGMNMNSKPSEPQCAFTSPQPVSKVAFQVVPLCIILLLCGVLVAALFYSGFLCPLKIPFPKVLASFTSASRACNLQKCLVLERCPVDHVTVLSKRDGREKSRGKMCKDSSESEETDSEEAYLYEKWIPGQRSCNSEPIDNQVIPVENGQALDPSDPAQALCLVVCGKTAGPPVEQPDLEPLEPLLERRDSVEEESCQDVNLFSVTFGTTDEEILEIPSVEMEVEKQPEDSKRLPEKLQQSPLLYLLNTEIKDEKEQRLCSDSEEEDDSEFSGYMKR; encoded by the exons ATGGCATATTTCATCCAAATCCTGTATTTTCTACAACTGGCCCCTCATG ctctctgtgtgtctccagaTCCTGTCGATGTGACCATTGACTCTCAAAACTTTCAGCATTTCCTGAGATGGCAACCTGGAGCAGGTACTCCTGTGGGGACACAATACAGAGTAGAGTATAAATGTTCTGAATG TGAATCTTGGTCCTCAGTGACAACATGCACGAATGTATCCAGCTCTGGAGAGTGTGAGGTGACAGAAGAGTTTAAGGTTTGGCTTTCTCACTATAGGGCTCGGGTTCAAGCCTTTAATGGAGCAAGTCAATCCAACTGGATTTCATCCGCCAACTTCATGCCTCTTTCAGACA CAATCCTGGGTCCACCTGACGTGTCTGTCACTGGATGTGGAGATTGTCTTTTGCTGAAGCTCAAACCTCCCATAGGAAAAGGCCCAAAACCTCTGCTGGACATTTACCATGAGTTTGACTATACCATTATTATGAAAAACAATGGCGAGAGAGAG atttccGCCAGTAAACCAGAGTTTGTTCTTGAGAAGTTGGAGCCTGGCACAGAGTACTGTGTAACAGTGTGGATGTACCGCATTGGAATGAATATGAACTCAAAGCCCTCTGAGCCACAATGTGCATTCACTAGTCCTCAGCCTGTCAGCAAAG TTGCTTTTCAGGTGGTTCCATTGTGTATCATTTTGCTGCTGTGTGGAGTGCTAGTGGCTGCCTTGTTCTATAGTGGCTTCCTATGCCCACTTAAGATACCCTTCCCTAAAGTACTG GCTTCTTTTACTTCTGCTAGCAGAGCCTGCAACCTACAGAAGTGTTTAGTTCTAGAGAGATGCCCTGTGGACCATGTCACTGTTCTCTCTAAACGAGATGGCAGGGAGAAAAGCAGAGGTAAAATGTGCAAAGACTCCAGTGAGAGCGAGGAGACTGACAGTGAGGAGGCATATTTGTACGAAAAGTGGATTCCAGGCCAAAGAAGTTGCAATAGCGAACCTATTGACAATCAAGTGATTCCTGTGGAGAATGGGCAAGCCCTTGATCCAAGTGATCCAGCACAGGCATTGTGTCTGGTTGTGTGTGGGAAGACAGCAGGGCCTCCAGTGGAGCAGCCAGACCTGGAGCCACTTGAGCCCTTACTTGAGAGGAGAGACTCTGTAGAGGAGGAAAGCTGCCAAGATGTCAATTTGTTTTCAGTGACGTTCGGGACTACTGATGAAGAAATCTTAGAGATCCCTTCAGTTGAGATGGAAGTAGAGAAGCAACCGGAGGATAGCAAACGCCTTCCAGAAAAACTGCAACAGTCTCCATTATTATACCTTCTTAATACAGAAATTAAAGACGAAAAGGAGCAGAGATTGTGTTCGGATTCGGAGGAGGAGGATGACTCTGAGTTTTCTGGGTACATGAAGCGTTAA
- the LOC117407285 gene encoding uncharacterized protein LOC117407285 isoform X2, which yields MATWSSESWSSVTTCTNVSSSGECEVTEEFKVWLSHYRARVQAFNGASQSNWISSANFMPLSDTILGPPDVSVTGCGDCLLLKLKPPIGKGPKPLLDIYHEFDYTIIMKNNGEREISASKPEFVLEKLEPGTEYCVTVWMYRIGMNMNSKPSEPQCAFTSPQPVSKVAFQVVPLCIILLLCGVLVAALFYSGFLCPLKIPFPKVLASFTSASRACNLQKCLVLERCPVDHVTVLSKRDGREKSRGKMCKDSSESEETDSEEAYLYEKWIPGQRSCNSEPIDNQVIPVENGQALDPSDPAQALCLVVCGKTAGPPVEQPDLEPLEPLLERRDSVEEESCQDVNLFSVTFGTTDEEILEIPSVEMEVEKQPEDSKRLPEKLQQSPLLYLLNTEIKDEKEQRLCSDSEEEDDSEFSGYMKR from the exons ATGGCAACCTGGAGCAG TGAATCTTGGTCCTCAGTGACAACATGCACGAATGTATCCAGCTCTGGAGAGTGTGAGGTGACAGAAGAGTTTAAGGTTTGGCTTTCTCACTATAGGGCTCGGGTTCAAGCCTTTAATGGAGCAAGTCAATCCAACTGGATTTCATCCGCCAACTTCATGCCTCTTTCAGACA CAATCCTGGGTCCACCTGACGTGTCTGTCACTGGATGTGGAGATTGTCTTTTGCTGAAGCTCAAACCTCCCATAGGAAAAGGCCCAAAACCTCTGCTGGACATTTACCATGAGTTTGACTATACCATTATTATGAAAAACAATGGCGAGAGAGAG atttccGCCAGTAAACCAGAGTTTGTTCTTGAGAAGTTGGAGCCTGGCACAGAGTACTGTGTAACAGTGTGGATGTACCGCATTGGAATGAATATGAACTCAAAGCCCTCTGAGCCACAATGTGCATTCACTAGTCCTCAGCCTGTCAGCAAAG TTGCTTTTCAGGTGGTTCCATTGTGTATCATTTTGCTGCTGTGTGGAGTGCTAGTGGCTGCCTTGTTCTATAGTGGCTTCCTATGCCCACTTAAGATACCCTTCCCTAAAGTACTG GCTTCTTTTACTTCTGCTAGCAGAGCCTGCAACCTACAGAAGTGTTTAGTTCTAGAGAGATGCCCTGTGGACCATGTCACTGTTCTCTCTAAACGAGATGGCAGGGAGAAAAGCAGAGGTAAAATGTGCAAAGACTCCAGTGAGAGCGAGGAGACTGACAGTGAGGAGGCATATTTGTACGAAAAGTGGATTCCAGGCCAAAGAAGTTGCAATAGCGAACCTATTGACAATCAAGTGATTCCTGTGGAGAATGGGCAAGCCCTTGATCCAAGTGATCCAGCACAGGCATTGTGTCTGGTTGTGTGTGGGAAGACAGCAGGGCCTCCAGTGGAGCAGCCAGACCTGGAGCCACTTGAGCCCTTACTTGAGAGGAGAGACTCTGTAGAGGAGGAAAGCTGCCAAGATGTCAATTTGTTTTCAGTGACGTTCGGGACTACTGATGAAGAAATCTTAGAGATCCCTTCAGTTGAGATGGAAGTAGAGAAGCAACCGGAGGATAGCAAACGCCTTCCAGAAAAACTGCAACAGTCTCCATTATTATACCTTCTTAATACAGAAATTAAAGACGAAAAGGAGCAGAGATTGTGTTCGGATTCGGAGGAGGAGGATGACTCTGAGTTTTCTGGGTACATGAAGCGTTAA
- the LOC117406539 gene encoding uncharacterized protein LOC117406539, protein MTHLIQVVCFVQLASIALSVLPDPVNVIIDSNNFDHILRWDPGAGTPMGINYSVEWCCRKKNKWSQVRCLNEKDGRECNLTKTFQDVLGEYKARVKAITETQQSNWTETSKCFQPVSQTILGPPEVSVSGCGDCLLLQFRPLESLLDIYYGFDYSIVMKRAGEKTSSKVITTLNEYKINNLERATNYCVSVSMSANTNGNSKVSQWHCAFTSPEGKSKVSFLLVAVCVPLVLSAAVMAALVYSGYLCKPRTQLPKVLASFTLHHSSCSLQQCLVAERCPVVPVFIYKQDHKLKSRSQTLLDSSESEDTDSGGEDGYEAQTMLPAVCLCSSSLLGEPKQAYDPDDPAQKQRLLVCDELLVELPQDQPDLEEKEPLIEGRDSEQEESHQDIPLFSVLLERHDDDDDDDDEILESPPVEVAVDQEDSKLLQEQQESPLMGSIESVNCITDHLNIELKDNEEQRYYSDSEEEEDDCELSGYMRLLRSVVPTLKSHRGIVCDLLGEIWSEDSFYEMVQFIKLMCFLHLVPIASCEFPAPVNVTLISHNFQHILRWEPGPGTPERVQYRVRYNSIKCFLMKSCLNVTNTRECDLTVVFDDVNEHYAAQVQAFNETQHSDWTSMSSTFKPFSDTILGPPEVSVSGCGNCLSLQIKPPTGKGNMTLLQVYYQFEYIIEIQNMKDGYKFSDTLEKCKGTVNHSKELEPGTEYCVTVWMYRIGMNMNSKPSEPQCAFTSPQPVSKVPGVLVSLFIFFLLMALVVSSLIYSGYLCSVKANLPQVLASCTVHSANLKRVFVPESCTVVEHVSLSHKYCSIKKRNGRKLLDSSESEHSDSGEIDGYENCAFWVPDKESSNNEPVDTEETVTPVELGQALVPGDPAQALCLVVCGKTAGPPVEQPDPEQLEPLLERRDSVEEEICQDVNLFSVILGATDEDIFESPSVEVVLVVEDQPQGCCNMQEDPQEDLQESPLMVALESVEIEDKEQLSCCSESESEESDCEPSGYMRRSVQ, encoded by the exons ATGACACATTTAATCCAAGTTGTATGTTTTGTACAACTGGCTTCAATTG ctctttctGTTCTTCCAGATCCTGTCAATGTGATTATTGACTCAAATAACTTTGATCATATCCTGAGATGGGATCCAGGAGCTGGCACTCCCATGGGGATTAATTACAGTGTTGAGTGGTGTTGCAG AAAGAAGAATAAGTGGTCGCAGGTGAGATGTCTGAACGAAAAAGATGGAAGAGAGTGCAACTTAACAAAAACGTTTCAGGATGTCCTTGGAGAATATAAGGCTCGTGTTAAAGCCATTACTGAGACACAGCAATCCAACTGGACTGAGACGAGCAAATGTTTCCAACCTGTTTCACAAA caatcTTGGGCCCACCAGAAGTGTCTGTCTCTGGGTGTGGAGATTGTCTTTTGCTGCAGTTCAGACCTCTGGAATCTCTGTTGGATATCTATTACGGGTTTGACTATTCAATTGTCATGAAAAGGGCTGGAGAGAAG ACTTCTTCAAAAGTGATAACAacattaaatgaatacaaaatcaaCAACTTGGAGCGTGCTACAAATTACTGCGTCAGCGTGAGCATGTCAGCCAATACAAATGGAAACTCAAAGGTTTCGCAGTGGCACTGTGCATTCACAAGCCCTGAGGGTAAAAGCAaag TCTCCTTTCTgctggttgctgtgtgtgttccCCTTGTGTTGAGTGCAGCAGTTATGGCAGCCTTGGTCTACAGTGGTTACCTGTGCAAGCCGAGGACACAGCTCCCCAAAGTGCTG GCCTCTTTTACACTACATCACAGTTCCTGCAGTCTACAGCAGTGCCTAGTAGCAGAGAGGTGCCCTGTAGTACCTGTATTCATCTACAAACAGGATCACAAGCTGAAAAGCCGAAGTCAGACACTTCTGGACTCCAGTGAAAGCGAGGACACCGACAGTGGGGGTGAAGATGGGTATGAAGCACAAACCATGCTGCCTGCTGTCTGCCTCTGTTCATCTTCCCTGTTGGGGGAGCCTAAGCAAGCCTATGATCCAGATGACCCGGCACAGAAGCAGCGTTTGCTTGTGTGTGATGAGCTTCTAGTGGAGCTGCCACAAGACCAACCAGATCTGGAGGAGAAAGAACCATTAATTGAGGGGAGAGACTCTGAACAGGAGGAAAGCCATCAAGACATCCCTTTGTTTTCAGTACTGTTGGAGAGgcatgatgatgacgatgatgatgatgatgaaatctTGGAGAGTCCTCCAGTGGAGGTGGCTGTGGACCAAGAGGATAGCAAACTTCTGCAAGAACAGCAAGAATCTCCACTAATGGGGTCTATAGAATCTGTAAACTGCATTACCGACCACCTCAATATAGAACTGAAAGACAATGAGGAGCAGAGATACTATTCAGactctgaggaggaggaggatgactGTGAGCTTTCTGGGTACATGAGAC TACTGCGGTCAGTGGTCCCTACTCTGAAAAG TCACAGAGGGATAGTCTGTGATCTTTTGGGAGAAATATGGAGTGAAGACTCGTTTTATGAAATGGTACAGTTCATAAAACTCATGTGCTTTCTTCATCTGGTTCCCATTG CCAGTTGCGAGTTTCCAGCTCCTGTCAATGTGACCCTCATCTCTCACAACTTTCAGCATATACTGAGATGGGAACCAGGACCTGGAACTCCAGAGAGGGTACAATACAGGGTCAGGTACAA CTCCATCAAATGTTTTTTGATGAAGTCATGCCTGAATGTCACCAATACAAGAGAGTGTGATCTAACAGTAGTGTTTGATGATGTCAACGAGCACTATGCCGCTCAGGTTCAGGCCTTCAATGAGACGCAGCACTCCGACTGGACTTCGATGAGCTCCACTTTCAAACCTTTTTCAGACA CAATCCTTGGTCCACCGGAGGTGTCTGTCTCTGGGTGTGGAAATTGTCTCAGCTTGCAGATCAAACCTCCCACAGGAAAAGGAAACATGACTTTGTTGCAAGTTTACTATCAGTTTGAATATATAATTGAAATACAGAATATGAAAGATGGGTACAAG ttCTCAGACACATTGGAAAAATGTAAAGGCACAGTGAATCACAGTAAAGAGCTGGAGCCTGGCACAGAGTACTGTGTAACAGTGTGGATGTACCGCATTGGAATGAATATGAACTCAAAGCCCTCTGAGCCACAATGTGCATTCACTAGTCCTCAGCCTGTCAGCAAAG TTCCAGGTGTTCTGGTTTCATTGTTCATCTTCTTCCTGTTGATGGCTCTGGTGGTGTCTTCCCTGATATATTCTGGGTATCTGTGCTCAGTGAAGGCAAACCTCCCCCAAGTGTTG GCTTCCTGTACTGTACACAGTGCCAATTTAAAGAGGGTATTTGTTCCAGAGAGTTGCACTGTTGTGGAGCATGTCTCCCTTTCCCACAAGTATTGCAGCATAAAGAAAAGAAACGGTCGGAAACTTCTAGACTCCAGTGAAAGTGAGCactctgacagtggagagatcGATGGGTATGAAAACTGTGCCTTCTGGGTTCCAGACAAAGAGAGTTCCAATAATGAACCTGTGGACACTGAAGAGACTGTCACTCCTGTGGAGCTGGGGCAAGCCCTTGTTCCAGGTGATCCAGCACAGGCATTGTGTCTGGTTGTGTGTGGGAAGACAGCAGGGCCTCCAGTGGAACAGCCAGACCCAGAGCAACTTGAACCCTTACTTGAGAGGAGAGACTCTGTAGAGGAGGAAATCTGCCAAGATGTCAATTTGTTTTCAGTGATTTTGGGGGCTACTGATGAAGACATCTTTGAGAGCCCTTCAGTTGAGGTGGTTCTGGTTGTAGAGGATCAACCGCAGGGCTGCTGTAATATGCAAGAAGATCCACAAGAAGATCTACAAGAATCACCACTGATGGTGGCTCTAGAATCTGTAGAAATTGAAGACAAAGAGCAGTTGAGCTGCTgttcagagtcagagtcagaggaGAGTGACTGTGAGCCTTCTGGCTACATGAGGCGTTCGGTACAGTAG
- the LOC117406955 gene encoding uncharacterized protein C21orf62-like: protein MVSRTPQFPFLISTLSLCTVLVPLAAAKPHNSTLIYHNNNNNNSVRNCSCASRVEDCNKAQANMLCSCRTVPLSSITGSTGFTYQGGLTVWLKDPWVLRLLVNYSSVPDLRLAACGANPLPPEYLTVFGLKRLRIYNSAVGVEFPEQGLSIEGLEKARGKQRPLPQETPHISFMVSFLDLALLNGGSSLKAYSVKHLPSIGGYFPNLLFPSPFEPADSQHCLVTFIY from the coding sequence ATGGTTTCTAGGACACCCCAGTTTCCTTTCTTAATAAGCACTCTGAGTCTCTGTACAGTCCTTGTACCCCTCGCTGCAGCTAAACCCCACAACAGCACCCTCATctaccacaacaacaacaacaacaacagcgtcCGCAACTGCAGCTGTGCCTCCAGGGTCgaggactgcaacaaagcccagGCAAACATGCTGTGCAGCTGCAGGACAGTCCCTCTGTCCAGCATCACAGGCAGCACTGGGTTTACCTATCAGGGCGGGCTGACAGTTTGGCTGAAGGACCCATGGGTACTCAGGCTGCTGGTTAACTACAGTTCTGTGCCAGATCTCAGGCTTGCCGCATGTGGGGCCAATCCCCTCCCCCCAGAGTACCTGACCGTGTTCGGTTTAAAGAGGCTGAGGATATACAATAGCGCCGTGGGGGTGGAGTTCCCAGAGCAAGGCCTCAGCATAGAAGGCTTGGAGAAAGCTAGAGGCAAACAAAGACCATTGCCTCAAGAGACCCCACACATATCCTTCATGGTTTCCTTTCTGGACCTGGCCCTACTTAATGGTGGCTCTTCTCTGAAAGCCTACAGTGTGAAACATCTCCCCAGCATTGGGGGATATTTCCCAAACCTCCTCTTCCCCAGCCCCTTTGAGCCAGCTGACAGCCAACATTGCCTAGTCACCTTCATCTACTAA